In uncultured Desulfuromusa sp., a genomic segment contains:
- a CDS encoding HAD hydrolase-like protein, whose translation MKTVIFDLDGTISDSSEGIFQSFNYALDKMNIATISRTEVNRYIGPPLNDSFRSLLGTDDDDMVDEAVRFFRNDYTTVGYKINQLYAGIDDALLELNNSGYRLLIATSKKTETARDVLSYFQMDHYFQGIYGGASEIPKPELVQHVLAEHKCSKDISVLVGDTHFDIHAAKMNNISSIGVTWGFGEIVDISMADVMVNSPGELLQHIKKLIG comes from the coding sequence ATGAAAACAGTCATATTTGACCTTGACGGCACCATCAGTGATTCCAGTGAGGGAATCTTTCAATCATTCAATTACGCATTGGACAAGATGAATATTGCGACAATTTCACGGACGGAAGTGAACCGTTATATCGGACCACCTCTTAATGATTCTTTCCGCAGTTTGTTGGGTACAGATGATGACGATATGGTTGACGAAGCCGTGCGGTTTTTCCGTAACGACTACACAACGGTTGGTTATAAAATCAATCAGTTATACGCAGGTATTGACGACGCCCTTTTGGAGCTGAATAACAGTGGCTATCGCCTTTTGATTGCGACATCAAAAAAGACTGAGACCGCTCGTGATGTTCTGAGCTATTTTCAAATGGATCACTATTTTCAGGGAATCTATGGGGGAGCGTCGGAAATACCAAAACCGGAATTAGTTCAGCATGTCCTGGCTGAGCACAAGTGTTCTAAAGATATAAGTGTTTTAGTCGGGGATACCCATTTTGATATCCATGCTGCCAAAATGAACAATATTTCATCCATCGGTGTGACCTGGGGGTTTGGTGAAATTGTCGACATTTCTATGGCTGACGTGATGGTCAATTCCCCCGGAGAACTGCTGCAACACATAAAAAAATTAATTGGTTAG